ttgtaaaagaaaaagttgATCACCATCAAGAATATTCATCATGAGCCCATAGCTCGATCCGATTTTCTAGAAGTCATCGAGAGAGATATTCTCGACTGAGCCAAAACCCTCGAAAGATCCAACCTTGGAGTAATAATTATTAGTTCTCATCGTGAGTCCACCCAAAAAGTCGAGAGGCGTATCGTTGGAGGTTAGAGCCGTCGTGTCGTAGACGAAAGACGCGGTAGTGGCTGTGGCGGTGACGTCGTCGATGATGGGATAATAGTAAGAACATTTTCCGTTGTCGCTGTTGTAATGATGATTATAATCTTGGATGAGAAGATCGTTAACCACAGTGTTTTCAATCTTTGTTAAGTCTGTGTAAACGTCGTCTTCTTCAATCTTTGttaagttttcttcttctgatgCCTTTCTTGCTTGTATCACCTgaattgaatatataaataaataaatttgagtgTATACATGACAAaagattttggattttggtgACGTGTTACGTACGTAATTGTTAGGGTAGAGGTTTTGGTACACCATGATGAAGTCACCTTGCTGTAAACCATGAGCATTCACAAAGTCCCCTGGAAATAAAACCCAGCTCAAATTGAGTATTTTAACAATGATTTAGTCGTTGATTCATGATACAGTTAGAAAGAGAATTACATCTGATTATTATTCAGGGTTACAAGTAAGTGTACCTGTGTTTTCTAGCACGTACATTCTGCTATTGTTATTTGGCCAGTACCTAAAGATCACAACATTAGGCCAAGACTCAAGATCCAATTGTTAAGATCTTATTAAGGTCGGTCCTTAAATAAgtgataatatattatatatgccaTCACAGGGACAATTTGAAAGCTCATATAGAGTGAATTAGTGATAGTAGTAGTTAGAGACTATGGAGACTTGAATAGATAACAAATTAAAGATATTAGGAGAAACATGGATAAgtaatcatttgttttttcataCCAAAAAACATGGATAAGTGAATATACTACCCAAACTAGCGATCAACCAAGTATATCAATAGATATCAAAACTAAAACCAATTTGTAACTTATGAAATTGAATAGTTGATTCGATTATACAATGACATTATGACATATCACTAATTAATTaggtaattaattaaattatgaaGGTATTATGAAATTATAAGTACATACCTGTACTTGAAGGTCCAAACGTGAAGACCATCCAAATCTTCCATTTTTATAGGTATCCCTTCCTTGGATTCCAAGGCCGGCAAGTGAGCCTCCGCAGCTTTCTGCAtcaaccatcatcatcatcatcatcttcaatatATAATCTATCATGATCATACAAATCAGAGATGGTACCTTGGGGAGTATCATTCGGCGGAGGGAACTGACGTCACTGTTCTTCAGTTCCTTTTGGAAGAGAAATCTTAGCCTTCTTGTGTCTATTTTCTGacatcattattattttttacatcaTAACATACATGATACATTGAATCTATTTTAGAATCAGTCAAATGGAAATATACATAGATCATATAcacaatattaaatattttcacttgGATCCACACAGATATAAAGAGAATCATTAAAggcttaatttatttttaaaactaataaataataaataatatcgaggggaaaaataaaactcaaaaaacAAGAGAGAGGAGGAGGGACTTACACGTGCGGGAAGAGGAGTTGGCACGTGGGAGGAAGAAGGAGGCAAAGTAGGAAAAGAGAGAAGgttaaaggaagaagaagatcgtCTCTGTCTGGGCATCCTTCTCCTCTTCCAGTTAACACCCAGAAGAGGCACAGACGCCGATAACCCATGAACATGGCCAGACCCGGATCCAAACCCTGGACGATGATGGACACTTGCCATTAAAGCAGATGCTTTGGTTTCCACATCATGAACTTCATCCATCATCATCTTTAACTCAATTGGTTGCCTAGTAAAAAGGAAGTGTGGAAACAGTGTGTGAaggaaaaaagaacaaatgGTGGATGGCTTTGGGTTTCAGtgatagagatagagagaagagagaagagagaagagagagagactttttgtgtgtgttgtgCAGATCAAAACAGTGGCTTATAATGGACGCTGGGCAATCAGAGATTTGGTTTGTCTAAACAAgaagctttt
The window above is part of the Brassica oleracea var. oleracea cultivar TO1000 unplaced genomic scaffold, BOL UnpScaffold00285, whole genome shotgun sequence genome. Proteins encoded here:
- the LOC106319583 gene encoding B3 domain-containing transcription factor FUS3; translation: MMMDEVHDVETKASALMASVHHRPGFGSGSGHVHGLSASVPLLGVNWKRRRMPRQRRSSSSFNLLSFPTLPPSSSHVPTPLPARKIDTRRLRFLFQKELKNSDVSSLRRMILPKKAAEAHLPALESKEGIPIKMEDLDGLHVWTFKYRYWPNNNSRMYVLENTGDFVNAHGLQQGDFIMVYQNLYPNNYVIQARKASEEENLTKIEEDDVYTDLTKIENTVVNDLLIQDYNHHYNSDNGKCSYYYPIIDDVTATATTASFVYDTTALTSNDTPLDFLGGLTMRTNNYYSKVGSFEGFGSVENISLDDF